The Alnus glutinosa chromosome 3, dhAlnGlut1.1, whole genome shotgun sequence nucleotide sequence ACAAAACCACTCAACAAATACAACCTCAAAACTGCAGAAAGCAAATACAAGCAGCTAACTACAGAAAAATGCCATGAAGATTCCACAAATCAGCAAGATGAAGATTCAAAGATGAACGTTTATAAGGACCCTTGGCAATGACACGAGCCCGAATCTCCCACTTGATCGTAGCAAAAATTCTCTCTTCAGAAAAAAGAGTATTACCATGTAGAATATCATTTCTATGTTTCCACAAATTATATACAGCAGCACCCAGACTTAAAATGCACAATCTACTCCACAAACTATCATTTCTCAGCTCAACTATACaccatttttcaatttcttccCAAGATCTTTTTGGCCCAGTCACCAAACAAAGAGATAAAAGATTCCTCCAAATATGAAAACTGAAACCACACTCAAAGAATAAGTGCTCTCTAGATTCCAAACAGCATCGACAAAAAGGGCAAAGACAATCACCCATAAAGCTCCATTTCCACAATTTACTTCTAGTAATCATAGCATCTTTAAAAACAAGCCACAACATAAAAGCTTGCTTAGGAATAGCTACTGAATGCCAAACAATCTGCCACCATTGAACTTCACACTCTTTTTGCCTAATTGCTTCCCAAGTAGCTCAGCAAACATAGGACCCTTGATTACAATTCCAAATAGGCTGATCAACCTCTCCAATAACTACCTCAGAAAGCTTACTTTGCAACtcaacaattttatccaattttgcAAAAGGCCAAAACCATCACCATTACGGATAATAGTAGAAATTATTCTTCAccctgatttttattttatttgcttctcttcaattttttcctgGCCTTGAGACGTGCGCATGTCAGTGACGTTGACAACAGATAAGCAGCCCAACGTCTCTATACATCATCAAACAAAATTGAGTAAAATTGGTATTTTCCATTTTGCCCTTCTCTCATGTAAGAGAGGACGTTGAAATTCGTTTGTTGGATGAAATTTTGGAGAGAAGGGCATTTTTAGGATGAAATTTTGGCTTGCGATATCAACAGCATAAGATCACTCCTATCTGATGTCAGAACCCCCTGGATATAATCAAAACAATGTACATGGTATAAGATGAACGAATGGTTATGAATTCGCTtagaattataaataatatgtttgtttgCATTCAATACcgaataatagttttttttttcctccgaTTATGTTTATCATGTTTCGTTATGATACTCATACTGTTAAATAGTATTGTTCTGTGATTGGATATTAGTTAAAACATACATGAGTTAAAAGCATAACATATTTCAAAAGTTGAAAGAACGAATTCATGATATATACCGTACGTCTTTAAATCAATTGATAGAAAATTGGTTAATTGGGCATCTCATACAGAGCTCTGACTAAGCAATAGATCAAACCAAAATGTTTGCACCACATTTGTATAGACACGTGGTTTTATAGAATGGATGTTTGTCTCGGCCCTTATCTCTAGAATATATATTTACTATTTGAGAAGTTTCATAAAAGCATATGCCCattccaggaaaaaaaaaatccctaatttataaatttatcataTCATCTTTAAAATgtcttcacattttttttttcttaaatgctATTTTCACCttctcaatttctttctttctttgtctttgcttttttactctttaaattttattttgtttgacttCACAAATGAAGAGTCTAAATACTCTATTTCTCTTCTACTTGAACATGCTATTGGTATAAATGTctgtcacatttttaaatttttgttaaacTGGTAGTTCTTTCTTCTCATGTACTTAATTTTTGGTCAAATCACCATAGTATTTATAATGCCTTTGgaattatatttaaaagtattaAATATAGGTGGtctctcaaattctctctcaaaataatttgaaagataCATTAAGCTCATCCTATTATCATTCCCAAATTAAGGTAAGTTCCCTCAATTTATTTTGTAGCATTATTTTGACATTGTAAATAAATTGCAATGCACATGGAGGTATGTTcctaatatatatttcttgATACATCAATATTGTAATTCATAAATTGAATTGTTAAATGCTTATATTATACTCTTCAccattgcattttttaattattttcttaagtactaaataatattatatgttcTACTTGAGTTATACGGCCAATATTATGAAAGTctttatatatgtacatataaaaGAAGGATAGGGTGTGCTTGACAATggctatttttaaaatataaaaataaaaaaaaaaaaaaaaaattagtttataaaatggataattatttgtttggtGATCTTTATCcagttctttttgttttacacTATTTTGTGCATTACAATATTATGTAATTGTTCTCCTGAATTAAATTTAGTAAATGTAAATATTCAATACATGTGatttcttttacttaatttgaaaacaatttgcAATAAGAGTGCAATTTCTTAAATAATTTGAAGTCGtgtatttatacttttttaagtttacgtcattcaattttcatatataccacaaattaaacataatatataattttgtggtcaataattataatttgtAGTTGATTATGTACGCTGATAATTATATAAGCCCTccattttatgttttgtgagTTACAGTTAACTTGATATTTCCCTCCAATTTGAAGGTACCATGTATACgataataagaaaacaatatttataatatttcgCTTCATGTTTGGTggtttataaattgttaattattcattatttgattatgGTGAGTGTGCGATTTTCTTAAGTTGAAATATGTTAATTGttaacaatattttctttttgggttctTTTAATCTATATTTTGGACTGCAGCATGTCAGGCAAACATTATAAGAAAGATAAACGAGATCCCAACGGACGCTTGCTTACTAAGCCTTGTACGCTGGGCATGTCGCGAGAGATATGAAGTCCTCCGTATTCGTCCTTTCATGGTGAGGACTCCTAGCATCAGTCGTGGGAGGAGACGACGTGTTCAAGTACATCGAGAAGGGATATCAAACAGGGGACTCGCTCATGCGTGCGTCTCTGATCCTAAGAGAGTAACATCACTAAGTCACTACCAACACTTGCATCAAACGCCTGAAGTTATTAATTTTcactacatgattgatttgGAGTGTCAAGAAGAGACAAATGCACCACCGCCTGAGTCCTCCAACAATGAGGACGATCATGTTTGACATATTTCAATTTCTCTATTAgaaattctcaaatttcttGTTTAAAGACTTGATAAATTTTATGTAGCATTTTAATACAGGTTATCTAgtttgtaaatattgaatacaagttaTTCCAATTATGTGAGTGTactattttgttcttttgctTTTGTGAATTCCTATATATGTGTAAAATGTCTCTTGAATTAATatctataaaaattgaatacatgTGATCTATTATCCAgtttgtaaatattgaatacaagttaTTCCAATCATGTGAGTGAACTATTTTGTTCTCTTGCTTTTGTGAATTCCTATATATGTGTAAAATGTCTCTTGAATTAATatctataaaaattgaatacatgTGATATATTTTGCTTCCTTACGAGATTATTTACCATATacgtttatgtatttttattattattcctaaatttttgttttgtttttatttttattcagttttaattaataaaaacccGCACATAACGCGAGTTACATGCTAGTTTCTCATAAGAGGATAAACGCTATTACCTTCTATAATTTTATCTAGATAACTTTACAGCTGTTATGAATAGTACTTGAAgttaattattgaattaattTAATCTCATGACTTGAGGCAAGTAGGGTTTAATTAATTTGCCACCAAATCTTTGACAACATAATTAATGAATCGATCAAATGACTATTATACTTTGATGTTTCAACATTAGAATGAGTACACATTGACATTTTCATAGGCCCAATTAATCCCCCCCCCTTTCTCTCACAGACTTAAGAAAGAAATTGTGGGTTATGTACGTAAACATATTCAAGATTAGAGATATGGCAAAATAATGCATTAATTGCGATAACGGTCAACCTTATCTCAAATTAATGATGGAGTAATAGAAGTAGTGCAATTGGGCAATTTATTGGAAGAATAACCTTGGCAACAATTTTGACCTAGCACCAAGGCAGCCCAAGCAATGAAAAACATAGTCCCAATTAAGGGAATCATAAGCTTTCATTAAGTCAATCTTGAGAGTGCAACGAGCCTTACCCATTGTTCTATGATAGTTGGACACTAGTTCTTGAGTAAGCAAAATATTCTCCACTATACTTCTCTTTGGAACAAAAGCACCTTGATTAGAGCTAATTACCTCATCTACTCCGGCCACCAATCTATTGGCCAGAATCTTTGTAATACATTTGTAGACCAAGTTACAACAAGAAATAGGCCTAAAATACCCCACAGAAGTAGCATTCTTTTTCTTGGGGACAAGGGTTATAATTGTAGAGTTGACCTCCTTAAGCAACCTACCCAAAGAGAAGAACTCCATAATAGCATCACAGACATCCTCCCCTACAATAGGCCAAGCTTATTGAAAAAACCCCGCAGAAAACCCTTCAGGACCCGGGGCTTTGGTTCTATCCATAGAGAGAATAACTTGTTGAATCTCATCTTTAGTCACCCGAGCCTGCATGCGCTCAACACAAGGAGAGAACTTCTTACAGAACAAATTAGCAACTTTATCAGCCTTTACGTGAGTGAATTCATGAGAAGTATGCCCAAGGAGATTCTGGTAATAGTCCAAGCTATGTCTTTAATACGTTGCATATCAGTGACCCTAGTCCCCTCAGCATCCAATAAGACTAATCAGATTAGAGGAATTCCAAGCTTTAACCACCTTGTGGAAAAAAACTGTATTTCCATCTCCTAAATTCAACCAATTATTCCGAGGCTTCTGCTTAAAAAAGTTCTCTTCAGCAGCTGTGATAGAAATTAGAACATGCAaacattctctttctttttgaagCCAAGTAGCGTCTCCATGAGAAGAGAGGAATGCAGCCTGGGCAGCAGCCAACTCTTGCCTAACTTGAGACACTCTCTGTCCCAAACCCCCAAAAACCTCCAAGTTTTTCACCTTTAAAATTCGCTTCACAGTCTTAAGCTTAGAATAAAGCCTAAACATAGAATAGCCTTCTACATTGATACTCCAGCCTTCCGCAATCCAATCCAAGAACTGAGGATGGTCagcccaaaaattaaaaaatttaaaaggctTAGGACCATAGCCAATGAATTGCTACACAAAAACAAGAATTAGAGAATGATCCGACACTCCCCTCTCCAAACATTCCACAGCAGTGTTGCCAAAGTGTTGAAGCCACTCCAGATTAGAAAGGGCTCGATCCAGCTTTTTGGAAATAGAGATCCACATTGATTGTTTGTCCACGTATGGAAACAGCCAGGCGCAGCTAGATCGATCCTCAATCTCCAAACAGCTCAAGCAGTCTATAAACTCATGTTCATAGTTAGAAAACCCTTCCTTACCACTTTTCTCCTGATAAGCTCTaaccacattaaaatctcctGTAACAAGCCAAGGAATCTGAGACGCTAACCCCTTGACAAAGAGGAGCTCTTGAAATAACATTTTCCAGCCCAATTGACGCAAAGTTGAACTAAATTTGTTCTGATACTGTTTGCTAGTAAATAAAAACGGAAGATCGATCAAAGGTGAGAAGTAATtcatgaaggaaaaaaataacgaatagaaaaaaaaaaaaaaaaaaaaaattcgagcagcccaaaaaaatagagaataactTTGAAAATATTGACATATGATTATAACTTATAAGTCGAAGTGTAGAGCTATGCCCACAAGTTGGGCTTATATAGCTGATACAAATGGGCTTTTTGTCAAAAACATTGAAAGTCTAATTATTGCATAAAATTAAACCacgaactaaaaaaaaaaaaaaaagattgtcaAAAATACGGTGAAATAAGGTAATAAAATAACTactaaacaggaaaaaaaaaaaaaaaaaaaaaaaaaaaaaaaaaaaaaaaaacttcataaaatggcaaaaacaaaaaacaaaaaaattaaaaatagtgatttggaagagaaaatagaaaaatttcaaCCTAAAAAATGACGCTCACCAAGCATAGCTGGGTGGCCACAACGTGTGCCGAATAGAGCTTTTTGGATTGGCATGGGATCTCATGTGAATTTTGATACTTGTAACCCAATTATATATTCATGATTCTATTGATTCTTATCATTTTTGTGTTGATCTTTTCTATTAAGATATTTTGGCGCTATTAATTTAGAATCTGACAACTCAGCATCTATTGATCCTCCCTCGATCGtcaccatttaattaatataacttCACttctattttgtaaaaaaaaaaaaaaaaaaaatcttttaagtAGAATACTATGTGGGCCGGTTTAAAAACAATAAAGTGCTCTTGTAATTTCATTCAGGAATGGATCTGGTAATTACCAAGGAGGCTTTTTAATGCCAATGAAGTTCAAAAGCCATTGGAAGTACGAGAATTGTAATACAACTCAGATAACTCAACCTATATATGAGCCCATATCCTGCGCCTAATGGATGCATGTTATTAATTATCAAAACCACACTACTGTTCTTGCTTCGTGTTGGCCTCCCACTTCACTAGGTGCATCGTAGCTTTCTCTGCCTGAAATTTTAAATTAAGCACAGGAAACAAAACGAGCTCAGTCTGTATAGAAAGCAGAAGTAATATTGCAGGAATTTAATTAGAGAGAgttagagggtttttttttacctcttttTCCCAGTCACATCTTATGGTAATGATGGCCAATATCAAGGTTTGAATTGCTGTCCCACCAAAGATCATTCCAGCCCAAATTCCCTGATTGAGATTACTATCACGTGTTATTAAATCACCAACAATTATTCCAAAAGAATAAGCTTAATTAATGAAAGTCTCATAATCAGCTTAATTTGTGTGACTTGAATTAATAAGATAAAACAATACGTACCATAACTCCTAGATGGAAGGCCCATCCCATGAAAAATCCGAGAGGCAACCCAATCAGATAGTAGCAACCTAAGTTTATGTAGGCAACATATGATTGCCATCCCGATCCCACAGCCACGCctactcaaaaataaataagtataagaatacgtcagcttttcttttttttttttaaaaaaaaaaaaaaatatatacctaATTAATACACTATTCAAATAATGAGGACAAAAGATATATATGAAAGAATTAATTAAGCTAGCATTACCAGAGAGAACTGGCTGAACACTATTGAGAAAAATAGTGAAGGCTAAGAGGACTGAAAGCTTGTTCACTTCTTCCAGGACAGGTTTGCTTGAAGAGAATATCAACGCAAACTCATTGTGGAAAATCATAATCAATAACCAGAAAAAAAGACCAATTATAATTGATGTTACCACCGATACTGTCGTGGCGAATTTGGCTCCTTTTCCATTGCCAGCTCCAAGCTCATTTGCCACCCTCACTCTGTATTATTTTATCTCAAGGGTTTAGTGCTACTGAAATGTGTACAAACGtacgtaaatatatatatttgttcttctcttattattattttaataaggcCGGCCGCTCGAAATAATCCAAGCAGTGACGATTATGACGACCCATGCAGGCGATGATAGAGCTACAATAATGGTGTTTTGATTTGCGCGCCCACTCCCGTAGTCCCGTGCATTGAACGGCGTAAGGCTGGGCACTTTACTAGTGTATGTTTCTCATGATCAGGATCATGATCATTGTTCTgtcctcatcatcatcttcgTTTTTGTGGCATCATTATCATTAGTTGTGTCGTTATTATCGTCATCTTTATTGGACGGGGCCTTTATGGTCTCttcaaatttcttcaaattttgagaattttctatgtatatatatatatatatattctctgttgaaattaataaatttcCACGACTTCGGCCCCTCTAAAAAGAATGAATCAAAGAGTTCAAAAGaagtttcaaaaagattatAATATCTAGCATATACGGAATTATTAAGACTATGCATGATCAGCAAGTTACATATTCATATATAGtactatatatttttcaaaagattaattaaataagagatataatgattatatatatttgttaaaaattgttttctttcttttattttatactgTCAAAACACAAATATTAACCAACAatctaaaacataaaacacttttaaaaacataaaaatatttttcacttttatgtcaAATTAATCTATCagacaaattaaaattgtttcTTATTTCCGTCCTCATGactattgttgttgttttgtctTCGTCAATATTTTTGTACATTCTTTACGTACGCGTCACTATGCTCGTTTCTTTGTGTTGTCTAATTTAGACTAATTTGGAGACAATCTGTCAAACGTGAACTCGAAGCTAGCTAAGCTGACACTGTGACATGTACGTGATAATTAACCTTCTTCCACGAAGGTTGTCTTGTATAAATTAATGAAAGTGAAAAGCATATATGTTGGCGTAATATTGATTCGTTGCACCCATTTTCaattttatgaaataataatgactttaaagactaatttataaggacacagaatatatataatatgtaaattTCAATTATATGAAGTAATGACTTTCAACTTGGGTTATATCGTTTACAATCAATCATTCAATTGATGACCTTCACAAGCCAATCATCCAGTAATTAAATTCGGGTGATAGTCAATACACGAGGACTGATTGGAAGGGGACGGGCCTTGGCCCCCCCTTTTGATTAATATAAgctttttttaatcaaaaagtatttatttattataaatgccGGTTGGGGGACGGTTTTTCGTCCCCTAACAATCAATTCCGGTCAATACACTTATCCCATCTTAATTTGTCACATACAGATCgagattttaagtaattttacTGTTTGACTTGTCAATAATTTGAATAGTAAATTAATATGAAAAACTTATATGATGCCTATTTATCTGAATAAGTTTTGGACAGTTTATCCACCTATTTGAACATATGAATTTTATAAGAATTCGCTCGCTATATGGGTTGCCCCCAATTTGCTGGTGGTGGAATATGATTTGATCTCACAAGTTGCTAACTAGAGGATGTGGTGAGCAATTGTCTTGAGGTGCACAGTACTGAGACTCACCAATTGGGCATGGGATCCACCGAAAAAAACTTGACATATAATAATGTAGTAGAAACAAAAGCAATGCAAGGGAAGGTCGTGATCAAGAATATATTACCCGGTTGCGGCAAAGAATGCAAGAGGAATCATCATCTCCCATCCGTTTATTGCCATGCTGCCAAACGGGACAAATAATAGGACAAGAGTCCACAATCAACAAAAGATTATTCAATAATAAAAGAGTACGGGTAGAGGCCCTACCCaggttacatatatatatatataagctataGGGAACGGAATAACTTGAAGATATATATTTGTGAAAGTAAAAggcaaataattttaaaaaaatttcgattaataatatttaaaaaaattatgcacaTACAATCTCTATACATCTCTAGATAATCAAGTTTTAAAtccataattaataattaatgagATGTGTTGAagaaatatttatataatttctctaatatttgtctgacaaattaaatagaaaataatatttgtaaacTTTTTATGCCTATAAATTTCTTGTTTATAAATCtgattagtaattaatatttttaagtcAAAATAACCAGATATGAATCCACATaaccagatatatatatatataatgtttgcaaagaagaatatataattatatataaacccTGCATGCTCTTGATAAAAGATCTTAATTACCATATGGACAAAGAATCCACGGCAATTTCAGCATTCTGCAGATTTCCAGTCATCAATATCAGTATTCTGTAATACCAATTCTCTAAGCTGCAAATTCGAATTAGAAAGAAACAATGTCAAGTAAAAAAGAAACAGTAAAAAGTCATCAGATTCGAAAAAGTAAAAGTGGAATCAAATATATGGTTGCTTTATAGGATCGATCCAATGACGTTAAGGTTTTAGGGAGATTCAGATCGAGAGAGGTACCAAAGCATGAGTCCGGAAGCAGCTGAAAGTTTGACAAACTCCCAGAGATGAGAGAATGCTTCAATGGAGAAACCAGTCCATGTAAGAGGACAACCACCACAGACAGCATAACCCAGAAGCCCAAACACCGTTACCCACCAAGAAAAGCTCAAAGTCACTGCAATTCCAACCACTCCAAGTTGAAGCCTATACACAAACAGCCAACTTAGAATCACATGCACCACAAGTGCCACCAGAGACACCCACGCAGTCACCGCATTTTTGAGCTGGCTCTGCAAGAATCTCGTCAGAGGGAACTGAAATGCAAAGCTAAAATGAAGTGGTATCATCCACATAGTCACAACCCCAGATAGCTCCGCTACATCTGAAGGCTGTCCCAATAGCTTCAAGACCGGAGAGGCAAAGAGATAAAGAGGCAAAAGCAGCATGCAACACATGAAAAGAACGATCCACGATCGCTGCATGTATACACCCAACATGTTGTACTTTTTGGCCCCAAAAGCTTGCCCGCATAGCGTTTCTAGAGCGCTTGCCATTCCCAgctgataaataaataaaccatatCATGATATCAAGAAtcatttgaaaacaaaacaaaacaaaaggtgaCTATATGCAATGAAGATAGAGAGCCTGTCGCCGCCGCCGGGGCGCCGTTCGGTTTTCGAGAAATGGGAGATAGCTAATGAGAAATCAAGTAATACCAAGAGGCCCAAGTCGAAGCCAACGATGACATTATTGGCAATGGAAATCGCAGCGAGCTCAAGATCACCCAAGTGGCCGGCAAAGGCTTGGGTGATGATCAACATGGAGTAAGAGGCGAGGCGGCTGAAGATTGCAGGACCCACTATGTGCCACAGCTTCTTAGACTCGATCCAAACCCTCCGAGCGAGATCTTGGTCTTGATCATCTTCTCCATCTTTCGATGGGACGAGTGAAACGCAATCTTCCAATAAAGGAACCTTCGCATCCTCTACTGACGCCAGGGTAGACATCTCCTCCTTCTATAGCCGCTGGTATCTTGTCTATGGAGCTCTTGGGATCCAAACAGCCGTAGAGAGAGCTCAAACTTC carries:
- the LOC133862258 gene encoding protein DETOXIFICATION 27-like: MSTLASVEDAKVPLLEDCVSLVPSKDGEDDQDQDLARRVWIESKKLWHIVGPAIFSRLASYSMLIITQAFAGHLGDLELAAISIANNVIVGFDLGLLLGMASALETLCGQAFGAKKYNMLGVYMQRSWIVLFMCCMLLLPLYLFASPVLKLLGQPSDVAELSGVVTMWMIPLHFSFAFQFPLTRFLQSQLKNAVTAWVSLVALVVHVILSWLFVYRLQLGVVGIAVTLSFSWWVTVFGLLGYAVCGGCPLTWTGFSIEAFSHLWEFVKLSAASGLMLCLENWYYRILILMTGNLQNAEIAVDSLSICMAINGWEMMIPLAFFAATGVRVANELGAGNGKGAKFATTVSVVTSIIIGLFFWLLIMIFHNEFALIFSSSKPVLEEVNKLSVLLAFTIFLNSVQPVLSGVAVGSGWQSYVAYINLGCYYLIGLPLGFFMGWAFHLGVMGIWAGMIFGGTAIQTLILAIITIRCDWEKEAEKATMHLVKWEANTKQEQ
- the LOC133862536 gene encoding uncharacterized protein LOC133862536, with the protein product MLFQELLFVKGLASQIPWLVTGDFNVVRAYQEKSGKEGFSNYEHEFIDCLSCLEIEDRSSCAWLFPYVDKQSMWISISKKLDRALSNLEWLQHFGNTAVECLERGVSDHSLILFLDWIAEGWSINVEGYSMFRLYSKLKTVKRILKVKNLEVFGGLGQRVSQVRQELAAAQAAFLSSHGDATWLQKERECLHVLISITAAEENFFKQKPRNNWLNLGDGNTVFFHKNLLGHTSHEFTHVKADKVANLFCKKFSPCVERMQARVTKDEIQQVILSMDRTKAPGPEGLLKEVNSTIITLVPKKKNATSVGYFRPISCCNLVYKCITKILANRLVAGVDEVISSNQGAFVPKRSIVENILLTQELVSNYHRTMGKARCTLKIDLMKAYDSLNWDYVFHCLGCLGARSKLLPRLFFQ